CCAGCAGAGAAATAATCAGTACCAGAACAATGTAAATCAATGCCATTACCAGATACGGTACCATAAATTCATAGCTGTTGCTTCCGATATAACTAAATGCCACATATAAGTCAGCAGCACCGACAAAACTTACGATTGAAGTTTCTTTAATTAAGGAAATAAATTCATTTCCCAAGGTAGGCAGAATGTTCTTCACTGCCTGTGGAATTACAATTTTTACCATACTTACGCTAAAGCTCAAGCCCACTGCTCTTCCGGCTTCTAACTGTCCGGCGTCCACAGACTGAATTCCACTTCGCATAATTTCTGAAATATATGCGCCGCTGTTCAAGCCGAATACAGCCATAGCAACAACTTCTCCGGAAGTACGGATTCCCATAATCGGAAGAAGTACATAGTAGAAAACCAAAAGCTGTACTACCATTGGCGTTCCACGGAATAATGCCACATAAAAGCTGCAAATTCCATTTAAAATCCGAGGCAGACGTTTATATTTTGGAAGAACTCGGACTGTTGCAATCAAAGTACCGATTAAAATACCCACGATTAAGCCGACAATGGCAATCATTAAAGTATTTTGCAGACCTTCTATAACCTTCACATAACCGTTCTGCTCCAGAAAAATTTCCATAAACTTATTTATTTTCTGTTCAAAGTTACCCATTTTTTCACCTTTTCACTTACTGCATTTCATTGATTGCTTCCGTGATACATTTTGCAGGAGCAGCATCTACCATTACATAATCAATATTTCCGTTAATTAAATCCTGTACTGCTAGAGAACTGTTTTTGTAAGTAACGCATTTTGCAGGAAGTCCCGGGAATCCCCATTCTTCATCACCTTCGATGTAATACTGACCTGTTGTTCCTGCCTGTACGCCGATGCTGTCAGACTCTTTTAATTCATTTAAAAGCTTTTCTACGTCTGCTGCTTCTTTACAGTCATCAAAAGCTGTATTATCACTGGATACAATTAAACGCTGAGAAGCTTCATAATAAGTATCGGTAAACGCTACCTGTTCTGCTCTTTCTTCGTTTACAGTCAGACCAGCCATTGCAACATCACATTTTGACTGTCCTACGGATAAACAAACAGCGTCAAAGTCCATGTTCTGAATTACCAGCTCCTGATTTAATTCCTCTGCAAGGAGGGATGCGATTTCCATATCAATCCCGTAATACTCATCGCCCTTTGTAAATTCAAATGGTTCAAATGCCGCATTTGTAGCAACAACCAACTGGTCTTTGGATGTATCCAGTTTTGCAGATTTTACTGCTGTCGGTTCTCCCTCTGAGAAATATTTTTCACAGATTTCATCTAAAGTTCCGTCTTCTTTGATTTTTGCAATAAAAGTATTTACCTGCTCTAATAATTCCGGCTGTTTCTTATCAACACCGAAAGCATATTCTTCATCTGTCAAGTCTACATCAATAATCTTTGCTGTTTTTTTGCCTTCGCTTTTTCCGCCCTCTTCTTTGTCACTTCCACAAGCTGTCATGGACATTGCCATCAATGCTGCTAATACTGCTGCCAATAATTTTTTCTTCATATCTATTCTCTCCTTTATTCATTTCTTATGTATATTTTGTATATTTATTCATCTGTTAAAGGATTATAACAGCTCTTTCCTCATTTGGCAAGTCCTTTTTTCACTTTTTTATATATTTATTCATTCTTACTGTATATCAATACACTACAATCGGTGTATTCACCTCAATATTCTCATAAATGGTTCGTACATTATCAAGAGGTGTATTGATACATCCATGTGAACCGTTTGTCAAATAAATATCTCCGCCAAAGCTGCTTCTCTTTGTCAAATCGTGAATTCCTACACCGCCGTTAAAAGGCATCCAGTAGTTCACCGGTTCTTCATAATCAATGCTGCCGTCCGGTTTTTTTCCTACCAAAGTAAAGGGACTGGCTTTATCTTTTAATCTCCATACACCGCCTTTTGGAGTGCCGTGTCCTTTATTTGGATTTCCCGTAACAACCGGAGTGTCTACCAGACAGGTTCCGTTTTTATAAAACCACATCCGCTGCTGATCAATGGATATTTCCACGTATGTACCATTAATATCATTTCCCTCATGTGTCTGTCCTTTATACAGCCAAGTCGGTTCAAGCTCACCGCTTTGTCCTGCATTTAATGCAGCAATTAAAGCATCTGTTGTTTTGTCCTGCCATACTCTCCAGCCATAATCGCCGGTGGTCAAACGTACGGTTCCGCCTCCTGAGGTCTTAAAATCACGTGGTTTCCCATAAGTATTGTATTTTTCAGACCAACCGATAACTACCGGCTTTACCAGATTGACATCAAACGTATACGTTCCGTCTTCTCCTTTTACCAGCCATGATTTCAGCATATCTCTTGTAACTGTCTCTGTTCCGTTTCCGAAATTTACTGTAATCTGCGTTGCTGTAATTTTATTTAATTTCTCTGCTTCTTTTGCCAGTTCTTCATCATTTTGCAATACAGCAGGTTTTAAATAACAGTCCTCATCTGTCAAAGAAACTTCTGTTCTTCTCTCATCCACTGCCTTTTTAATTACTTCTGTGGTTTTTTCTTTATCCAGAGCAGTTCCTTCTACTTCCGGTACAATCTGATAAGCCGTACCGTCATCTTCCAACCTTGCATCCTGTGGCGGTGTCATATTTGCATCCTGCATACACGCCAGTTGATTGACCGCCTGAGTAAAACTGGCTTCATCATAAGAATGTTCCATGGAGACCGTATATGCCTTATCTTGAAAAATCTGTATCGGCCACAGCCATGAATTTTGTTTTTCTTTTACTTCATTCAATTCCCTGTCATCCTTATACTGAAGCTTAATTGCTTCACCGTTGATAAGTTCTGTTTTATCCTCTTTTTCTTTAATTGTCAGAACATAATCTTTCGAGCTCTTTTTCAGAATTTCTTTGACATCTTCTACTTTCTTTCCTCCAAAAGAATTATCGTTAATCACTGTTCCCGGATAAAATCTATCATGATAATAAACAGCCAGTGACACATATCCTACCAAAAGACATGCTGCACTTCCTCCGGCAATGCCTACAAGAACTTTCCCTGACTTTTTCCTGCTTTTTCCTCCTCGTTCTCTTTTTATTTTCTGGTCTGCCTTCTTTAGCTCCTTTAATCTCTGCTTACTATTTTTCTTATTACTCATCAAATAGACTTCCTTTTCTCAAACTATCTCTTGTTAAGTTTTACGCATTTTCATTTTACTCCAAAAATAGACAAAATAAAAGCTTTTTATCCCCCCTCTTGAAATTGTCATACTTTTTTAATATTATGTTGAAAGAGATAAAATACGAAATAGGTTTTGTTTACTGAAAGGAAATATTTTTGTATGAATTCATTATTGGATACTACCTGCTGTCAGCTTTGTCCCCGTACCTGCAAAGTCAACCGAACAGTCTCAACCGGATTTTGCGGCTGCACCAATGAAGTAAAAGCAGCCAGAGCAGCGCTGCATTTATGGGAAGAGCCCTGTATCAGCAGCACACAAGGAAGCGGTACGGTTTTCTTTTCCGGCTGTACTTTAAAATGCTGTTTTTGCCAAAACTCTCAAATCAGTTGTGAAAATTTTGGAAAAACACTGTCCGTATCACAGCTTAGTGAAATTTTCTTAAAACTTCAGGAGGAAGGAGCTCATAATCTTAATCTGGTTACGCCAACTCAATATCTTCCTTTTATTATAGAAGCTTTAGATAACATTAAAAAGCTTCTTTCCATACCTGTTATTTATAATTGCGGCGGTTACGAAAGACCTGAAGTCATTTCACTTTTAAAAGATTATATTGATATTTACATGCCCGACTTGAAATATTATGATGCTTCCCTGTCATTTTCCTACTCCAAAGCAAAGGATTACTTTTCCTTTGCTTCAAAAGCAATTCAGAAAATGATAGAACAGACAGGCGTTCCCACTTTTAATAAGGAAGGGATTTTACAAAAAGGAGTTCTTATTCGCCATCTGGTTTTACCGGGATGCAAAGAAGACTCTATGAAGCTTTTAGAATGGATGAGTGAAACACTCCCAAAAGACAGCTTTTTGCTAAGTCTTTTGAGTCAATATACCCCCGTTTACAAAGCATCGATGTATCCGAAAATCAACCGCAGAGTAACAACTTATGAATACAACAAAGTCTTGGACAAAGCAATTTCTCTTGGGCTGACGCAGGGCTTTATGCAGGAAAGAAGCAGCGCTTCTTCTGCATACACACCTTCTTTCCAATTAGAAGGTCTTGATATTGAATAGATTTTATGCAACAGAAAAGAACCGGAAAGCTCCTTACAAAGGGAAGCTTCCGGTTCTCTTCAAATCAATCATTTTAATTTGGAATAATTCTTATTTGTAGTTTACAATAGAACCAAAATCTGGTTTTAATGCTGCTCCACCAACTAATCCACCGTCAATATCCGGCTGAACGAATAATTCCGGAGCTGTTGCAGCATTTACAGAACCGCCGTACTGAATACGGATTGCTTCTGCTGTTGCTTCATCATAAACTTCTGCGATACACTCACGGATTGCTTTACAAACTTCCTGAGCCTGCTCTGTTGTAGCTGTTTTTCCTGTTCCGATTGCCCAGATTGGCTCATAAGCGATAACTGCTTCTTTTGCCTGTTCTGCTGTAATTCCCTGGAAACCAACTTTTACCTGCTGACGGATAAAGTCCATAGTAACACCCTGTTCTCTCTGTTCCAGAGTTTCACCACAGCACATAATTGGTGTTAAACTATGTTCAAATGCTTTTAACATTTTTTTGTTGATGTCTTCGTTTGTTTCACCAAAGTATTCACGTCTTTCGGAATGTCCTAAGATAACATATTTAACGCCTGCATCTACCAGCATGTTTGGAGAAATTTCTCCTGTGTATGCACCTTTTTCTTCAAAGTACATATTTTCAGCACCAACCTGAATGTTGCTTCCTTTTACAGCTTCCACAACCGGTACAATGTCAATAGCAGGTACGCAGAATACCACGTCTACTTCTTCGTTTGCAACCAGTGGTTTCAATGTGTTTACTAATTCAACTGCTTCGCTTGGTGTCATGTTCATTTTCCAGTTACCAGCGATAATTTTTTTTCTTGCCATTGGAATGACCTTCTTTCTGATTTTATAATTGTATTTTTTGTTCGCCTTTGGCTTGCTAAGAGCCTCGCAATCTAGTTTATATCAGGGGTATGTTCCCCTTACTAAACTCTGTCTGCGCCTACGGCTTGCCACTCGTCAAGTGCTTACTTATCGTTTGCTGCTGCAACGCCCGGTAATTCTTTTCCTTCTAAGAATTCCAAAGAAGCACCGCCACCTGTGGAGATGTGTGTCATTTTGTCTCCATATCCTAAGATATTTACTGCTGCCGCAGAGTCACCGCCACCGATGATTGTTGTAGCATCTGTATCAGCAAGCGCTTTTGCAACTGCTGCTGTACCATGTGCAAAGTTTGACATTTCAAAGCAACCCATTGGTCCGTTCCATACAACTGTTTTTGCATCTTTTACAGCATCTGCAAAGATTTTTTCTGTTTCAGGTCCGATATCCATACCTTCCCAACCTTCCGGAATTTGTCCGCTGCCTACAATCTGAATATTGCAGTCATTAGAGAAAGCATCACCAATTCTGTGGTCAACAGGAAGAAGAAGTTTTACTCCTTTTTCTGCTGCTTTCTTTTTCATTTCTAATGCGTAATCTAAATAATCATCTTCACATAAAGAAACACCGATGCTTCCGCCTGCTGCTTTGGAGAAAGTATAAGCCATACCGCCGCCGATGATTAAAGTATCTACTTTGTCAAGCAGGTTATTGATAACAGAAATTTTGCTGGAAACTTTTGCTCCTCCAAGAATAGCAACGAAAGGTCTTTCCGGATTATTTACTGCATTTCCTAAGAAATCAATTTCTTTCTGCATTAAGTATCCAACAACTGCTGTATCAACAAATTTTGTAACTCCTACGTTAGAGCAATGTGCTCTGTGAGCTGTACCAAATGCGTCATTTACAAATACTTCGCAAAGAGATGCCAGTTCTTTAGAGAATTCCTCACCATTTTTTGTTTCTTCTGCACGATAACGTGTGTTTTCAAGTAAAACAACTTCGCCGTCTTTCATTGCTTCTACTGCTGCTTTTGCGTTTGGTCCTACAACCTCAGCGTCAGCAGCAAATTTAACTTCCTGACCTAATAATTCAGATAAACGTCTTGCAACAGGTGCCAAAGATAATTCCGGTTTTGCTTCTCCCTTTGGTTTACCAAGGTGTGAGCATAAGATTACTCTGCCGCCATCTGCGATTAATTTTTTAATAGTAGGAAGTGCAGCTACCAGACGATTTTCATCTGTAATTTTACCTTCCTGTAATGGTACGTTAAAGTCACAGCGAACCAGGACTTTTTTTCCTTTTACGTTAATGTCGTCAACTGATTTTTTATTAAGCATTGAGAAATGCCTCCTTTTTCTTATTTTCCCGTCTTTCTTTTATATAGACGAAAAGGGTCCGGTCCACAATAGACCGGACCCTTATTGAGCCTTATAATACCCAAAAATTATTTGTTTAATAATTTTCCGAAGTATTTGATTGTTCTAACCATCTGGCTTGTGTAAGAGTTTTCATTGTCATACCATGATACAACCTGAACTTCTGTTGTGCCGTTATCTAATGGAAGAACCATTGTCTGAGTAGCATCGAACAGAGAACCATATCTCATACCAACGATATCGCTGGATACGATTTCATCTGTGTTATATCCGAAGGATTCTGTGGATGCTGCTTTCATAGCATTGTTGATTTCTTCAACTGTTACGTTTCCTTTAACAACTGCTGTTAAGATAGTTGTGGAACCTGTTGGTGTTGGGATACGCTGAGCAGCTCCGATTAATTTTCCGTTTAATTCAGGAATAACTAATCCGATAGCTTTTGCAGCACCTGTGCTGTTTGGTACGATATTTACTGCTGCTGCACGAGATCTTCTTAAATCACCTTTTCTCTGTGGTCCGTCAAGTGTCATCTGATCGCCTGTGTAAGCATGAATTGTACACATAATACCAGACTGAATTTCAGCTAAGTCATTTAATGCTTTTGCCATTGGAGCTAAGCAGTTTGTTGTACAAGAAGCTGCAGAAATGATGTTATCATTTTCTGTTAATGTTTCATGGTTTACATTGTAAACGATTGTTGGTAAGTCATTTCCTGCTGGTGCAGAGATAACAACTTTTTTAGCGCCTGCATCGATATGAGCCTGAGCTTTGTCTTTAGATGTATAGAAACCTGTACACTCAAGAACTACGTCTACACCGATTTCTCCCCATGGAAGTTCAGCTGCGTTTGCTTTTGCGTAAATTTTGATTTCTTTTCCATCAACTGTGATGAAGTCTTCACCTGCTGTTACTTTATCAGCTAATTCGTATCTACCCTGAGTAGAGTCATATTTCAGTAAGTGAGCTAACATTGCTGGAGATGTTAAATCGTTGATTGCTACGATTTCAAATCCCTCTGCTCCGAACATCTGTCTAAATGCAAGACGACCAATACGTCCAAAACCATTAATTGCTACTTTTACTGCCATGATTTTTATTCCTCCTAAAAGTGATTGATTTAATGTGAGTTCTTTCACAAAATAAATGTACTTTGTTAAAGAAACATCAACCTTGTCCATATTGTACCTGTTTTTATCCAAAAATTCAAGTCTATTTTCAAATTTCCTGAGGTTTCATGCTTTCTCACTTGAAATTGCTTCTGTTTTGCCTTTATAATGGAAGAAAAGCAAAGAATTTTTCATATTTTATTTATACGAAAGGAAAAAATTTATGTATTATGATTTCCATCTCCATTCGAATTTTTCCGAAGACAGTACCAGTCCTATGGAGGATATGATAAAAGAAGGAATAAAACAGAATTTAAAAGGAATGTGTTTTACCGAACATACCGACTTAGATTTTCCGGGAAATAATTTTACTTTTCTGGCTGATTTAGATGCATACGAAAAAACCTTTTTACAATTAAAAGAAAAATATCGGTCTCAAATCAAGCTTTATTTTGGTCTGGAAGTAGGCTTACAGCCACATTTAAAAGAAGAAATTCCTGCTCTGTGTACTTCCAGAAATTTTGATTTTCTTATAGGCTCTACTCATGTTGCAGATTGTTTGGACCCTTATGATAATGCTTTCTTTGAAAATCGCACTGAGACACAGGCATATCAACGCTATTTCGAAGTTCTTCTTAAAAATCTTCAGACCTACTCCTGCTTTGATACCTGTGGGCATATTGACTATGTAGTTCGCTACGGTCCGTCCAAAAATGTACATTATTGTTATAAAAATCATGCCGATATCTTAGATGAAATTTTAAAAACACTCATAGATAAAGGAATTGGTTTGGAATGTAACACAGCAGGTTTTAAATATGGTCTGGGACAGCCACATCCTTCTACGGAAATTTTAAAACGCTACAAAGAATTAGGCGGCGAACTGCTGACTTTGGGCTCTGATGCTCATGCTCCCTGTCATATCGCCTACGATTTCCAGAAGGCTTCCGACCTTTTAAAAGCCTGCGGTTTTCGATACTATACAATTTTCAAAGAGAGAAAATCGGAATGTATTCCTTTATAAAAGTTTTCAATAACTATTGGGATATTTTATCTTCTATACCCCAATAGTTATTCTCCATAAAAACCATTATCACTTTTTTCCGCCCATTTCATATACATTTCTTTATAATTTTCTTTTATAAACTCACGATAATACGAATTTCCCTATCAGATAATTGTCCTATATTCTCAATCGTTGTTTCGCCATTTTTCATAACAAAAAACTTTGCAGAACCCGCATTTTCACAACATCACACATATTCAATCCTCACCTTCTGAATTGGTTTTAAAAAATCTTCCGTATCAAAATATAAGTTTTCAAGAATTGGAATTAAATCTATATACCCTCTTCCTCCTCGTGCCCTTCATATTTAGCCATAACAACTAAATATCCCTTATCCCATTCAATTACTTTCGTATATCGTTCAAGTCTTGGAGATGTTCTAAAACGTATATTATGACTATTAAACCGAAAAGATGTAAACATTTTGTCACTACTTAATATCGCCTCATTCTTCATATTAACTCCACCACCTTAATTTACGTTTCCTAAAAATATTATAACACCCAATAAATGTTATTTCCGTACATTCTGCGTATCCGTTTAAAGACAGAAAAAAGAGCACTCTCTACAAGTGCCCTTTTCCCATTCTCTCTATATTCTCTCATGCTTTTCCTAAAATAATACCGCCACCGGCTACATATTCTCCATCATAAAAGACCACTGCCTGTCCCGGAGTAACTGCTCTTTGCGATTCACGGAAAAGGACTTTTACTTTTCCTTCTCCCAAGTCTTCCAGCGTACATACTGCTCCCGGATGATTGTAACGGATTTTTGCAGTAAATTCTTTTCCTTCTTCCAGATGGTCTATTGCCATGAAATTTACTCTGTCGCAAATTAAATCTGTTACAAACAAATCTTCATTTTCTCCGATAACAACCTCATTGGTATCCGGTCTTATTTCTGTCACAAAAACAGGATGTCCCATAGAAAGGTTCAACCCTTTTCGCTGTCCGATGGTATAATGAATAATTCCCTTATGTTTTCCGATTACTGTACCGTCTTCTAAAACATAATTTCCTTCTTCCAGCTTTTTCCCTGTACTTTCCTCAATAAAGCCTGCATAATCATTATCCGGTACAAAGCAGATTTCCTGACTATCCTTTTTGTGCGCTACGGGAAGTCCCGCTTCCTGAGCAATCCGGCGAATTTCCTCTTTTGTATATTCTCCTACTGGCATCAGTGTTCTGGAAAGCTGTTCCTGTGTAAGATTATATAAAGCATAAGTCTGGTCTTTCTTTGCTGTCACCGAATTTCGAATGGCATATCTTCCGTTTGGAAGCTGCTCCACTCTGGCATAATGTCCTGTTGCAATATAATCTGCTCCGATATCCAGACTTCTCTTTAAAAGAGACTCCCATTTCACATAGCGGTTACATGCAATACAGGGATTTGGCGTTCTGCCTTCCAAATATTCCTGATTAAAGTAATCAATAACCTTCTCTTTAAACTCTTTTCGGAAATTCATAACATAATAAGGAATATCTAAAATCTGAGCAACGCGTCTGGCATCATCTACTGCACTTAATCCGCAGCAGCCACCGTTTTCTTCCTGAAACTCATTGTCT
The DNA window shown above is from Blautia hansenii DSM 20583 and carries:
- a CDS encoding histidinol-phosphatase HisJ family protein; its protein translation is MYYDFHLHSNFSEDSTSPMEDMIKEGIKQNLKGMCFTEHTDLDFPGNNFTFLADLDAYEKTFLQLKEKYRSQIKLYFGLEVGLQPHLKEEIPALCTSRNFDFLIGSTHVADCLDPYDNAFFENRTETQAYQRYFEVLLKNLQTYSCFDTCGHIDYVVRYGPSKNVHYCYKNHADILDEILKTLIDKGIGLECNTAGFKYGLGQPHPSTEILKRYKELGGELLTLGSDAHAPCHIAYDFQKASDLLKACGFRYYTIFKERKSECIPL
- the tpiA gene encoding triose-phosphate isomerase, translated to MARKKIIAGNWKMNMTPSEAVELVNTLKPLVANEEVDVVFCVPAIDIVPVVEAVKGSNIQVGAENMYFEEKGAYTGEISPNMLVDAGVKYVILGHSERREYFGETNEDINKKMLKAFEHSLTPIMCCGETLEQREQGVTMDFIRQQVKVGFQGITAEQAKEAVIAYEPIWAIGTGKTATTEQAQEVCKAIRECIAEVYDEATAEAIRIQYGGSVNAATAPELFVQPDIDGGLVGGAALKPDFGSIVNYK
- a CDS encoding L,D-transpeptidase family protein, which codes for MSNKKNSKQRLKELKKADQKIKRERGGKSRKKSGKVLVGIAGGSAACLLVGYVSLAVYYHDRFYPGTVINDNSFGGKKVEDVKEILKKSSKDYVLTIKEKEDKTELINGEAIKLQYKDDRELNEVKEKQNSWLWPIQIFQDKAYTVSMEHSYDEASFTQAVNQLACMQDANMTPPQDARLEDDGTAYQIVPEVEGTALDKEKTTEVIKKAVDERRTEVSLTDEDCYLKPAVLQNDEELAKEAEKLNKITATQITVNFGNGTETVTRDMLKSWLVKGEDGTYTFDVNLVKPVVIGWSEKYNTYGKPRDFKTSGGGTVRLTTGDYGWRVWQDKTTDALIAALNAGQSGELEPTWLYKGQTHEGNDINGTYVEISIDQQRMWFYKNGTCLVDTPVVTGNPNKGHGTPKGGVWRLKDKASPFTLVGKKPDGSIDYEEPVNYWMPFNGGVGIHDLTKRSSFGGDIYLTNGSHGCINTPLDNVRTIYENIEVNTPIVVY
- the gap gene encoding type I glyceraldehyde-3-phosphate dehydrogenase gives rise to the protein MAVKVAINGFGRIGRLAFRQMFGAEGFEIVAINDLTSPAMLAHLLKYDSTQGRYELADKVTAGEDFITVDGKEIKIYAKANAAELPWGEIGVDVVLECTGFYTSKDKAQAHIDAGAKKVVISAPAGNDLPTIVYNVNHETLTENDNIISAASCTTNCLAPMAKALNDLAEIQSGIMCTIHAYTGDQMTLDGPQRKGDLRRSRAAAVNIVPNSTGAAKAIGLVIPELNGKLIGAAQRIPTPTGSTTILTAVVKGNVTVEEINNAMKAASTESFGYNTDEIVSSDIVGMRYGSLFDATQTMVLPLDNGTTEVQVVSWYDNENSYTSQMVRTIKYFGKLLNK
- a CDS encoding transporter substrate-binding domain-containing protein encodes the protein MKKKLLAAVLAALMAMSMTACGSDKEEGGKSEGKKTAKIIDVDLTDEEYAFGVDKKQPELLEQVNTFIAKIKEDGTLDEICEKYFSEGEPTAVKSAKLDTSKDQLVVATNAAFEPFEFTKGDEYYGIDMEIASLLAEELNQELVIQNMDFDAVCLSVGQSKCDVAMAGLTVNEERAEQVAFTDTYYEASQRLIVSSDNTAFDDCKEAADVEKLLNELKESDSIGVQAGTTGQYYIEGDEEWGFPGLPAKCVTYKNSSLAVQDLINGNIDYVMVDAAPAKCITEAINEMQ
- a CDS encoding amino acid ABC transporter permease; protein product: MGNFEQKINKFMEIFLEQNGYVKVIEGLQNTLMIAIVGLIVGILIGTLIATVRVLPKYKRLPRILNGICSFYVALFRGTPMVVQLLVFYYVLLPIMGIRTSGEVVAMAVFGLNSGAYISEIMRSGIQSVDAGQLEAGRAVGLSFSVSMVKIVIPQAVKNILPTLGNEFISLIKETSIVSFVGAADLYVAFSYIGSNSYEFMVPYLVMALIYIVLVLIISLLVKLLERSLKKSDRRN
- the mnmA gene encoding tRNA 2-thiouridine(34) synthase MnmA, which translates into the protein MSGKKVVVGLSGGVDSSVAAYLLKKQGYDVIGVTMQIWQEEDNEFQEENGGCCGLSAVDDARRVAQILDIPYYVMNFRKEFKEKVIDYFNQEYLEGRTPNPCIACNRYVKWESLLKRSLDIGADYIATGHYARVEQLPNGRYAIRNSVTAKKDQTYALYNLTQEQLSRTLMPVGEYTKEEIRRIAQEAGLPVAHKKDSQEICFVPDNDYAGFIEESTGKKLEEGNYVLEDGTVIGKHKGIIHYTIGQRKGLNLSMGHPVFVTEIRPDTNEVVIGENEDLFVTDLICDRVNFMAIDHLEEGKEFTAKIRYNHPGAVCTLEDLGEGKVKVLFRESQRAVTPGQAVVFYDGEYVAGGGIILGKA
- a CDS encoding phosphoglycerate kinase — translated: MLNKKSVDDINVKGKKVLVRCDFNVPLQEGKITDENRLVAALPTIKKLIADGGRVILCSHLGKPKGEAKPELSLAPVARRLSELLGQEVKFAADAEVVGPNAKAAVEAMKDGEVVLLENTRYRAEETKNGEEFSKELASLCEVFVNDAFGTAHRAHCSNVGVTKFVDTAVVGYLMQKEIDFLGNAVNNPERPFVAILGGAKVSSKISVINNLLDKVDTLIIGGGMAYTFSKAAGGSIGVSLCEDDYLDYALEMKKKAAEKGVKLLLPVDHRIGDAFSNDCNIQIVGSGQIPEGWEGMDIGPETEKIFADAVKDAKTVVWNGPMGCFEMSNFAHGTAAVAKALADTDATTIIGGGDSAAAVNILGYGDKMTHISTGGGASLEFLEGKELPGVAAANDK
- a CDS encoding radical SAM protein, with product MNSLLDTTCCQLCPRTCKVNRTVSTGFCGCTNEVKAARAALHLWEEPCISSTQGSGTVFFSGCTLKCCFCQNSQISCENFGKTLSVSQLSEIFLKLQEEGAHNLNLVTPTQYLPFIIEALDNIKKLLSIPVIYNCGGYERPEVISLLKDYIDIYMPDLKYYDASLSFSYSKAKDYFSFASKAIQKMIEQTGVPTFNKEGILQKGVLIRHLVLPGCKEDSMKLLEWMSETLPKDSFLLSLLSQYTPVYKASMYPKINRRVTTYEYNKVLDKAISLGLTQGFMQERSSASSAYTPSFQLEGLDIE